One Clostridium novyi NT genomic window carries:
- the ispG gene encoding flavodoxin-dependent (E)-4-hydroxy-3-methylbut-2-enyl-diphosphate synthase translates to MNRKETKKIKVGNIYLGGDSPISIQSMNNTDTRDVKATINQIKALQMAGCDITRCAVLDMDAADALKEITSSVEIPVVADIHFDYKLALRSIENGVAALRINPGNIGSRERVKLVAKAAKEKGIPIRIGVNSGSLEKELLEKYNGVCPEALVESALKHVNILEDINFDDIVISIKSSNVNQMIESYRMISSKVNYPLHIGVTESGTIWRGTIKSSVGIGTLISEGIGDTIRVSLTGDPIEEIKVGREILKATGHIKEGIEFVSCPTCGRTKINLIKLANDVEKRLGNINKNIKVAIMGCVVNGPGEAKEADVGIAGGNGEGLIFKKGKIVKKVKEENLIDELIKEVENI, encoded by the coding sequence ATGAATAGAAAAGAAACTAAAAAGATAAAAGTTGGAAATATATATTTAGGTGGAGATTCACCTATTAGTATTCAATCTATGAATAACACTGACACTAGAGATGTTAAGGCAACTATAAATCAAATAAAAGCATTACAAATGGCTGGTTGTGATATAACAAGATGTGCAGTTTTAGATATGGATGCGGCTGATGCATTAAAAGAAATAACAAGTAGTGTAGAAATTCCTGTAGTAGCTGATATACATTTTGATTATAAATTAGCTCTTAGATCTATAGAAAATGGAGTAGCTGCTTTAAGAATAAATCCAGGAAATATAGGAAGTCGTGAAAGAGTAAAATTAGTTGCAAAAGCAGCTAAGGAAAAAGGTATTCCTATAAGAATTGGTGTTAATTCGGGTTCATTAGAAAAAGAGTTATTAGAAAAATATAATGGAGTTTGTCCAGAAGCATTAGTTGAAAGTGCTCTAAAACATGTTAATATTTTAGAAGATATTAATTTTGATGATATAGTAATATCAATTAAATCTTCAAATGTAAATCAGATGATAGAAAGTTATAGAATGATATCTTCTAAAGTAAATTATCCACTACATATAGGGGTTACTGAATCAGGTACTATATGGAGAGGTACTATAAAATCAAGTGTAGGAATAGGAACTCTTATTTCAGAGGGAATAGGAGATACTATTAGAGTTTCTTTAACCGGAGATCCAATTGAAGAAATAAAAGTTGGAAGAGAAATATTAAAAGCTACTGGACATATAAAGGAAGGAATAGAGTTTGTATCCTGTCCTACATGTGGTAGAACTAAAATAAACCTAATAAAGTTAGCCAATGATGTAGAAAAGAGACTTGGAAATATAAATAAAAATATAAAAGTTGCTATAATGGGTTGTGTTGTAAATGGACCAGGAGAAGCTAAAGAAGCTGATGTTGGAATTGCAGGTGGCAATGGAGAAGGCTTAATATTTAAAAAAGGCAAAATAGTTAAGAAAGTAAAAGAAGAAAATTTAATAGATGAACTTATAAAAGAAGTAGAGAATATTTAA
- the rseP gene encoding RIP metalloprotease RseP yields the protein MNVLLNIIFVILAFSALVIIHEFGHFALAKLNGVKVEEFAIGMGPKLFGIKGKETLYAFRIIPIGGYVKMLGEGEEEEVPIDDERSFSNKSPLRRLSIVAAGPIMNFVLAIVLFAIIGHMRGFSVPIVSEVIPNSPAIKAGIKPGDTITKVNNNKINTWEDVIGQINMSKGSPIDVQLLTKNNEQKSVSIVPIKNSKDGTYMLGICSSIVEKPNFFQSVKYGLQETSSTIKQTFQSLGMIFKGKASKNDFGGPVTILRVTWAVSKAGLMNLVLFSAFISIQLGIFNLLPFPALDGFWIFVSLYQIITKREINKDRIGVINTIGFALLLLLMVVVTIKDVLYPIKL from the coding sequence TTGAATGTATTGTTAAATATTATTTTTGTAATATTAGCCTTTAGTGCATTAGTTATTATTCATGAATTTGGCCATTTTGCACTAGCAAAACTTAATGGGGTTAAAGTAGAAGAATTTGCAATAGGAATGGGTCCTAAGTTATTTGGAATAAAGGGTAAAGAAACTCTTTATGCATTTAGAATAATTCCTATTGGAGGATATGTAAAAATGCTTGGAGAAGGTGAAGAGGAAGAAGTTCCTATAGATGATGAAAGATCTTTTTCAAATAAATCACCATTAAGAAGACTTAGCATTGTAGCAGCTGGTCCAATAATGAATTTTGTATTGGCAATTGTGTTATTTGCTATAATAGGGCATATGAGAGGATTTTCAGTTCCAATTGTAAGTGAAGTAATTCCAAATAGTCCTGCCATAAAGGCTGGAATAAAACCAGGAGATACAATAACGAAGGTTAATAATAATAAGATTAATACTTGGGAGGATGTTATAGGACAAATAAATATGTCAAAGGGTTCTCCAATTGATGTACAATTGCTTACAAAAAACAATGAACAAAAATCTGTAAGTATAGTGCCTATAAAAAATTCTAAAGATGGAACTTATATGTTAGGAATATGTTCTTCTATAGTGGAAAAACCTAATTTCTTTCAATCTGTAAAATATGGACTTCAAGAAACAAGTTCAACAATAAAGCAAACATTTCAATCTTTGGGCATGATTTTTAAAGGAAAAGCATCCAAAAATGATTTTGGTGGACCTGTAACAATTTTAAGAGTTACTTGGGCAGTATCTAAGGCTGGACTTATGAATTTGGTTTTATTTTCAGCATTCATAAGTATTCAATTAGGTATATTTAACTTACTTCCTTTCCCAGCACTAGATGGATTTTGGATATTTGTTTCTTTATATCAAATAATTACAAAGAGAGAAATAAATAAAGATAGGATAGGGGTTATAAATACCATTGGATTTGCTTTGTTATTATTACTTATGGTTGTAGTTACAATAAAAGATGTACTTTACCCTATTAAACTTTAA
- the dxr gene encoding 1-deoxy-D-xylulose-5-phosphate reductoisomerase, producing the protein MKNICILGATGSIGTQTLDVIEKESNKFKLVAFSANKSYEKIITIIEKFNPVYGAINDKETFLKVKDHCNINNIKINLLYGMDGLIKISTLEEVELVVTSIVGMIGLVPTLEAINAGKDIALANKETLVTGGELVMKAAKQNNVKILPVDSEHGAIFQCLQGNSYKDIETIYVTASGGPFRQSKLEELINITPEQALKHPKWNMGKKISIDSSTMINKGLEVIEAHWLFNVGYDKIKVLVHPQSIVHSMVEYIDGSIIAQLASTDMRLPIQYALNYPVRNKKVVEKLDVYNMGNLTFEKPDFEKFRGLKLAYEAGKLGGIMPTIFNASNEVAVNMFLNNHIKYLEIVDIVEECMNKFENKSIKDVEDILNAEAKVRSFIKNKYNF; encoded by the coding sequence ATGAAAAATATATGCATATTAGGAGCTACTGGTTCTATAGGAACACAAACTCTAGATGTAATAGAAAAGGAAAGTAATAAATTCAAATTAGTAGCTTTTTCTGCAAATAAAAGCTATGAAAAGATTATAACTATAATAGAAAAGTTTAATCCAGTATATGGTGCTATTAATGATAAAGAGACTTTTTTAAAGGTAAAAGATCATTGTAATATAAATAATATAAAAATAAACTTATTATATGGAATGGATGGATTAATTAAAATATCTACTTTAGAAGAAGTTGAATTAGTAGTAACATCTATTGTAGGAATGATTGGACTTGTTCCAACATTAGAGGCTATTAATGCAGGAAAAGATATTGCCTTAGCAAATAAGGAGACTTTAGTTACAGGTGGAGAACTTGTAATGAAGGCAGCAAAACAAAACAATGTTAAAATTCTTCCAGTAGATTCTGAACATGGAGCTATATTTCAGTGTCTTCAAGGAAATTCCTATAAGGATATAGAAACAATCTATGTTACTGCATCAGGAGGACCTTTTAGACAAAGTAAATTAGAAGAGCTAATAAATATCACACCAGAGCAGGCCTTAAAACACCCTAAATGGAATATGGGTAAAAAAATATCAATTGATTCTTCTACCATGATAAATAAAGGATTAGAAGTAATTGAAGCTCATTGGTTATTTAATGTAGGTTATGATAAAATTAAAGTTCTTGTCCATCCACAAAGTATAGTCCATTCAATGGTAGAATACATAGATGGAAGTATAATTGCACAACTAGCTAGTACGGATATGAGGCTTCCTATACAATACGCTTTAAATTATCCTGTTAGAAATAAAAAAGTAGTGGAAAAACTAGATGTTTATAATATGGGAAATTTAACTTTTGAAAAACCTGATTTTGAAAAATTTAGAGGATTAAAACTTGCATATGAAGCAGGAAAATTAGGGGGAATAATGCCTACTATTTTTAATGCTTCAAATGAAGTTGCAGTAAATATGTTTTTAAATAACCATATTAAATATTTAGAAATAGTTGATATTGTTGAAGAGTGCATGAATAAGTTTGAAAACAAAAGTATAAAAGATGTAGAAGATATTTTAAATGCAGAAGCTAAAGTTAGGTCATTTATAAAAAATAAATATAATTTTTAA
- a CDS encoding phosphatidate cytidylyltransferase, which translates to MNKRYLGAAILSPLIIVLFLGGIYLKVLVALLSLMGIYEFYNVSRKKGINPLSIVSYILTIIYYILIINNSFSFQKLFLMILFALFIMLCIPVISDKYNFIDVAVTLMGFLYVTMFFSFIALINDKPNGKYLIWIIFISAWLCDTSAYYVGKYFGKNKLCPRVSPKKTIEGSIGGLIGSTLFCGIYGLVINSFGVQVPVYHFIFMGIVCGVFCQFGDLVASSIKRYVDVKDYSNLIPGHGGILDRFDSILFTSVIVYYYVTMIMKI; encoded by the coding sequence ATGAATAAACGATATTTAGGAGCTGCTATTTTATCACCCCTAATTATAGTTTTATTTTTAGGTGGAATATACTTAAAGGTTCTTGTAGCATTACTTTCCTTAATGGGAATATATGAGTTTTATAATGTTTCAAGAAAAAAAGGTATTAATCCATTAAGTATTGTATCTTATATTTTAACTATTATTTATTATATACTGATTATAAATAATTCATTTAGTTTTCAAAAATTATTTTTAATGATACTATTTGCACTATTTATTATGCTTTGTATACCTGTAATATCTGATAAGTATAATTTTATAGATGTAGCTGTAACATTAATGGGATTTTTATACGTTACTATGTTCTTTAGCTTTATTGCATTAATAAATGATAAACCAAATGGAAAATATCTTATTTGGATTATTTTTATATCAGCTTGGTTATGTGATACATCTGCGTATTATGTAGGAAAGTATTTTGGAAAAAATAAATTATGTCCTAGAGTTAGTCCTAAAAAAACAATTGAAGGTTCAATTGGTGGACTTATAGGAAGTACTTTATTTTGTGGAATTTATGGATTAGTGATTAATTCCTTTGGAGTACAAGTGCCTGTATACCATTTTATATTTATGGGAATTGTATGTGGAGTATTTTGTCAATTTGGTGATTTAGTAGCCTCATCCATAAAAAGATATGTTGATGTTAAAGACTATAGTAATCTAATACCAGGCCATGGAGGAATATTAGATAGATTTGATAGTATACTTTTTACATCAGTTATAGTATATTATTATGTTACAATGATAATGAAAATATAA
- a CDS encoding isoprenyl transferase has translation MKNILNFSKDNKEIISIDMDRIPEHIAIIMDGNGRWAKKRKLPRTVGHKAGVETIREIVKECSKLNVKALTLYAFSTENWKRPKDEVSALMKLLVEYLKKELKELHEENVVIRYIGDISKLPKICQDELINASNRTQNNTGLILNLALNYGGRNEIVNAIKSIAEKVKNNTLQIHEIDESTIEEFLYTKNLKDPDIIIRTAGEQRLSNFLLWQCAYSEFWYTDIKWPDFKKQDLLRAIYDYQNRDRRFGGLK, from the coding sequence ATGAAGAATATATTGAATTTTTCTAAGGATAATAAGGAAATAATAAGTATTGATATGGATAGAATTCCAGAACATATAGCTATAATAATGGATGGAAATGGAAGGTGGGCAAAAAAAAGAAAGCTTCCTAGAACTGTTGGACATAAAGCAGGGGTAGAGACTATAAGAGAAATAGTAAAAGAATGTAGTAAGTTAAATGTAAAAGCACTTACTTTATATGCGTTTTCAACAGAAAACTGGAAAAGACCAAAAGATGAAGTTAGTGCATTAATGAAACTTTTAGTAGAATATTTGAAAAAAGAATTAAAAGAACTACATGAAGAAAATGTAGTTATAAGATATATTGGAGATATATCAAAATTACCAAAGATATGTCAAGATGAGCTTATAAATGCCTCAAATAGAACACAAAATAACACAGGATTAATATTAAATCTTGCTCTTAACTATGGAGGAAGAAACGAAATTGTAAATGCTATTAAGTCTATAGCTGAGAAGGTTAAAAATAATACATTACAAATACATGAAATAGATGAAAGCACAATAGAAGAATTTTTGTATACTAAAAATTTAAAAGATCCAGATATCATAATAAGAACAGCTGGAGAACAAAGATTAAGTAATTTCTTATTGTGGCAATGTGCATATTCAGAATTTTGGTATACAGATATAAAATGGCCTGATTTTAAAAAGCAAGATTTATTAAGAGCAATTTATGATTATCAAAATAGAGATAGACGCTTTGGCGGTTTAAAGTAG
- the frr gene encoding ribosome recycling factor, with the protein MIKDILNKSEEKMLKSISVLKKDLGSMKAGKANPAMLDRVNVEYYGSETPINQLANVSSPEPRVLLIQPWDKNSLKDIEKAILQSDLGLNPSNDGSVIRLIIPELTEETRKDIVKKVKKIGEESKIAIRSIRREGNDKIKNLKKNNDITEDEAKEGESSVQKITDKYITEIDNIVSAKEKEVMSV; encoded by the coding sequence ATGATAAAAGACATTTTAAATAAATCTGAAGAAAAAATGTTAAAAAGTATATCTGTATTAAAGAAAGATCTTGGATCAATGAAAGCAGGAAAAGCTAATCCAGCTATGCTAGATAGAGTTAATGTTGAATATTATGGAAGTGAAACACCTATCAATCAATTAGCTAATGTATCTTCTCCTGAACCTAGAGTTTTATTAATTCAACCTTGGGATAAAAATTCATTAAAAGATATTGAAAAAGCAATATTACAATCAGATTTAGGATTAAATCCTTCAAATGATGGATCAGTTATAAGACTTATCATTCCTGAATTAACAGAAGAAACAAGAAAAGATATAGTTAAAAAAGTTAAAAAAATAGGTGAAGAAAGCAAAATAGCTATAAGATCTATAAGAAGAGAAGGAAACGACAAAATAAAAAATCTAAAGAAAAATAATGATATAACAGAAGATGAAGCAAAAGAAGGAGAAAGTTCAGTTCAAAAAATTACTGATAAATATATAACTGAAATTGATAATATAGTAAGCGCAAAAGAAAAAGAAGTAATGTCTGTTTAA
- the pyrH gene encoding UMP kinase, with protein MSSSKYKRVMLKISGEALSGKKGFGFDFDVTQRIAKEIKEIVDMGIEVGAVVGGGNIWRGRNGEEMDRTTADYMGMLATCINALALQDSLENIGVKTRVQTAIEMKEVAEPFIRRRAMRHLEKKRVVIFAAGTGNPYFSTDTTAALRAAEIEADAILLAKKVDGVYDKDPNKYDDAKKFDKLTYIEVLEKGLQVMDSTATSLCMDNNIPILVFGLDKPNNIKKVIMGEQIGTIVSK; from the coding sequence ATGAGTTCATCTAAGTATAAAAGAGTAATGCTAAAAATATCTGGAGAAGCTTTAAGTGGAAAAAAAGGATTTGGATTTGATTTTGACGTTACTCAAAGAATTGCTAAAGAAATAAAAGAAATAGTAGATATGGGAATTGAAGTTGGTGCTGTAGTTGGTGGCGGAAACATATGGAGAGGCAGAAACGGAGAAGAGATGGACAGAACTACTGCTGATTATATGGGAATGTTAGCTACATGTATTAATGCTTTAGCGTTACAAGATTCTTTAGAAAATATAGGCGTAAAAACTAGAGTTCAAACAGCTATTGAAATGAAAGAAGTAGCTGAACCATTTATTAGAAGAAGAGCAATGAGACATCTTGAAAAGAAAAGAGTTGTTATATTTGCGGCTGGAACTGGAAATCCATATTTTTCTACAGATACAACAGCTGCATTAAGAGCTGCTGAAATAGAAGCAGATGCAATATTATTAGCTAAAAAAGTAGATGGAGTATATGATAAGGATCCAAACAAGTATGATGATGCAAAGAAATTTGATAAACTTACATACATTGAAGTTTTAGAAAAGGGATTACAAGTTATGGATTCTACAGCCACATCTTTATGTATGGACAACAATATTCCTATATTAGTTTTTGGACTTGATAAGCCAAACAATATCAAAAAAGTAATAATGGGTGAACAAATAGGAACAATAGTTTCTAAATAA
- the tsf gene encoding translation elongation factor Ts, with protein sequence MVTAKMVKELRERTGAGMMDCKKALTETDGDMEKAVEFLREKGLAAAAKKAGRVAAEGLVTTYLSEDNKTAVALEVNCETDFVSINESFVEFTNSIAKQIATSDVKDVEELLESKYIADENVTVKEALTALIAKIGENMNIRRFEKLTIDNGVINGYVHGEGRIGVLVELGCEKESDILMPLAKDIAMQVAAANPLFLDETSVDEEALDKEREIYRAQALNEGKPEKIVEKMVEGRVKKYLKEVCLIDQVWVKNSDYTIKKLLEEKSKEVGSPITLCKFVRFERGEGLEKKEENFAEEVQRQMNQK encoded by the coding sequence ATGGTTACTGCAAAGATGGTTAAGGAATTAAGAGAAAGAACTGGCGCAGGAATGATGGATTGTAAGAAAGCTTTAACTGAAACTGATGGTGATATGGAAAAAGCTGTAGAATTCTTAAGAGAAAAAGGATTAGCTGCTGCCGCTAAAAAAGCTGGAAGAGTTGCTGCTGAAGGATTAGTAACTACTTACTTAAGCGAAGACAATAAAACAGCTGTTGCTTTAGAAGTTAACTGCGAAACTGACTTCGTTTCAATTAACGAATCATTCGTTGAATTCACAAATTCAATAGCAAAACAAATCGCTACTTCAGATGTTAAAGATGTTGAAGAATTATTAGAATCAAAATACATTGCAGATGAAAATGTTACTGTAAAAGAAGCTTTAACAGCATTAATAGCTAAAATCGGTGAAAACATGAACATAAGAAGATTTGAAAAGCTTACAATTGATAACGGAGTAATCAACGGATATGTTCATGGTGAAGGAAGAATCGGTGTATTAGTTGAATTAGGTTGTGAAAAAGAAAGTGATATATTAATGCCACTTGCTAAAGACATAGCTATGCAAGTTGCTGCTGCAAATCCACTATTCTTAGATGAAACTAGTGTAGATGAAGAAGCTCTTGATAAAGAAAGAGAAATCTACAGAGCACAAGCTTTAAATGAAGGAAAACCAGAAAAAATCGTTGAAAAAATGGTTGAAGGTAGAGTTAAAAAATACCTTAAAGAAGTATGCTTAATTGATCAAGTATGGGTTAAAAACTCAGATTACACAATTAAAAAATTACTTGAAGAAAAATCAAAAGAAGTTGGCTCACCTATAACTCTTTGCAAATTCGTTAGATTTGAAAGAGGAGAAGGTTTAGAAAAGAAAGAAGAAAACTTTGCTGAAGAAGTTCAAAGACAAATGAACCAAAAATAG
- the rpsB gene encoding 30S ribosomal protein S2, with product MSIISMKQLLEAGVHFGHQTRRWNPKMAPYIFTERNGIYIIDLQKTVKKVEEAYEFVKSVVADGKEVLFVGTKKQAQEAIEEESLRSGMHFVNNRWLGGMLTNFKTIKTRINKLEQLEKMEEDGTFEVLPKKEVIKLRNEKEKLEKNLGGIKNLDASNLGAIFIVDPRKEKNAIDEAKNLGIPVVAIVDTNCDPDEIDYVIPGNDDAIRAVRLITSKIADAIIEGNQGEQLAE from the coding sequence ATGTCAATTATTTCAATGAAACAATTATTAGAAGCTGGTGTACATTTTGGTCACCAAACAAGAAGATGGAATCCTAAAATGGCTCCATACATATTTACAGAAAGAAACGGTATCTATATAATAGACCTTCAAAAAACTGTAAAAAAAGTTGAAGAAGCATATGAATTCGTTAAAAGTGTAGTTGCTGATGGAAAAGAAGTTCTATTTGTAGGAACTAAAAAACAAGCACAAGAAGCTATAGAAGAAGAAAGCTTAAGATCAGGAATGCACTTTGTAAACAATAGATGGTTAGGTGGAATGCTTACAAACTTCAAAACTATCAAAACAAGAATTAACAAATTAGAACAATTAGAAAAAATGGAAGAAGACGGAACTTTTGAAGTTCTACCTAAAAAAGAAGTAATAAAATTAAGAAATGAAAAAGAAAAATTAGAAAAAAATCTTGGCGGAATAAAGAACTTAGATGCATCTAACTTAGGAGCTATATTCATAGTAGATCCAAGAAAAGAAAAAAATGCTATAGATGAAGCAAAAAATCTTGGAATCCCTGTAGTTGCAATAGTTGATACAAACTGTGATCCAGATGAAATAGATTATGTAATACCAGGAAATGATGATGCAATAAGAGCCGTAAGATTAATAACTTCTAAAATAGCAGATGCTATAATCGAAGGAAATCAAGGTGAACAATTAGCTGAATAA
- the codY gene encoding GTP-sensing pleiotropic transcriptional regulator CodY has protein sequence MASELLTKIRRLNKIIQKTGAEPVVFDDICHSLSEVLECNVYIISRKGKILGHRFFNGVECESIKEKVVSERKFPEKFNSKLLSINETISNIENNGKSSFDEKKPAEMEGKLSTIVPIVGNRERLGTLFLTRFEGLFSDEDLILSEYSATIVGLEILRAKNDALEDEARKKAVVQLAIGTLSYSELEAVEHVFNELDGNEGLLVASKIADKVGITRSVIVNALRKFESAGVIESRSLGMKGTHIKILNDKLLDELKKIK, from the coding sequence ATGGCTTCAGAATTATTAACTAAAATACGAAGACTTAATAAAATAATACAAAAAACAGGAGCTGAACCAGTTGTATTCGATGATATATGCCATTCATTAAGTGAAGTATTAGAATGCAATGTATATATAATAAGTAGAAAAGGGAAAATACTGGGACATAGATTCTTTAATGGAGTTGAATGTGAGAGTATAAAAGAAAAAGTTGTTTCAGAAAGAAAGTTTCCAGAAAAATTTAATTCTAAGTTACTAAGTATAAATGAAACTATATCAAATATTGAAAATAATGGAAAATCATCTTTTGATGAAAAGAAACCAGCTGAAATGGAAGGAAAACTTTCAACTATAGTACCTATAGTTGGAAACAGAGAAAGACTTGGAACATTATTCCTTACAAGATTTGAAGGATTATTTTCTGATGAAGATTTAATATTATCTGAGTATAGTGCAACTATAGTAGGACTTGAAATTTTAAGAGCCAAAAATGATGCACTTGAAGATGAAGCTAGAAAAAAGGCAGTTGTACAACTTGCAATAGGTACTTTATCATATTCTGAACTTGAAGCTGTAGAACATGTATTTAATGAATTAGATGGTAATGAAGGATTGCTTGTAGCATCAAAGATAGCTGATAAAGTAGGTATTACAAGATCAGTAATAGTAAATGCATTAAGAAAGTTTGAAAGTGCCGGAGTAATAGAATCTAGATCATTAGGTATGAAAGGTACTCACATCAAAATTTTAAATGATAAATTATTAGATGAATTAAAAAAGATAAAATAA
- the topA gene encoding type I DNA topoisomerase, which yields MGQKLVIVESPAKAKTIGKYLGKNYIVTASMGHVRDLPKSQLGVDIENNYNPKYITIRGKGELLSSLRKQAKKSDKVFLATDPDREGEAISWHLAEALKIDENEECRIEFNEITKNAIKSAIKNPRRLNLNLVDAQQARRVLDRLVGYKISPILWRKVKWGLSAGRVQSVALKMICDRENEIKEFNPKEYWTIECELKNEKSKKSFTVKLVSKNNEKIEINNEEESNSIIKELKQNKYIVKSIKKSEKHKKPLPPFTTSTFQQDSYKKLNFSTKKSMSVAQQLYEGIDIKGKGTIGLITYMRTDSVRISDEAQKNARQFITENFGQNYVPESIRNFKGKKNIQDAHEAIRPTYIELAPDEIKDNLKPDQFKIYNLIWKRFMASQMADCIMDTMSININNGQYTLRVSGSNIKFDGFKKVYKYEEDEESLKFPVLEENEILQDKKVEGKQHFTQPPARFSEATLVKTLEENGIGRPSTYAPIVSTLLDRKYIEREKKTLTPTELGFIVNNIVSEYFKQIVDVEFTAEMESKLDNIEEGKEKWKDVVNEFYSPLIECINIAEKEIAKIKIEDEVTDIKCDKCGRNMVIKHGRFGDFLACPGYPDCKNTKPIVKELDVPCPVCGGKILLRKSRKGRKFYGCSNYPECNFVSWSEPVKDKCPNCGSYMVKKQSKSKGNYIECSNKECKTKIQQENQNVEK from the coding sequence ATGGGTCAGAAACTAGTTATAGTAGAATCTCCAGCAAAAGCTAAAACTATAGGAAAATATTTAGGCAAGAATTATATCGTTACGGCCTCCATGGGTCATGTAAGAGATTTACCTAAGAGTCAATTAGGCGTTGATATAGAAAATAATTATAATCCTAAATATATAACTATAAGAGGCAAAGGGGAATTATTAAGTTCTTTAAGAAAACAAGCAAAGAAAAGTGATAAAGTCTTTCTTGCAACCGACCCTGATAGAGAAGGGGAAGCTATATCTTGGCATCTTGCAGAAGCTTTGAAAATAGATGAAAATGAAGAGTGCAGAATAGAATTTAATGAAATAACAAAAAATGCTATAAAATCAGCTATAAAAAATCCTAGAAGGTTAAATTTAAATTTAGTAGATGCACAACAAGCAAGAAGAGTTTTAGATAGATTAGTTGGATATAAGATAAGTCCTATACTTTGGAGAAAAGTTAAATGGGGATTAAGCGCAGGAAGAGTTCAATCAGTTGCATTAAAGATGATATGTGATAGAGAAAACGAAATAAAAGAATTTAATCCTAAAGAATATTGGACAATAGAATGCGAATTAAAAAATGAAAAATCTAAAAAATCATTTACAGTAAAATTAGTATCTAAAAATAATGAAAAAATTGAGATCAACAATGAAGAAGAAAGTAATTCAATAATAAAAGAATTAAAACAAAACAAATACATTGTTAAAAGTATAAAAAAATCAGAAAAGCATAAAAAACCATTGCCACCATTTACAACAAGTACTTTTCAACAAGATTCATATAAAAAGCTAAATTTTTCAACAAAAAAATCTATGTCTGTTGCTCAGCAATTATATGAAGGAATAGACATAAAAGGAAAAGGAACTATAGGTCTTATAACATATATGAGAACAGATTCTGTACGTATATCTGATGAAGCACAAAAAAATGCTAGACAGTTTATTACAGAAAATTTTGGACAAAATTATGTACCAGAAAGTATTAGAAATTTCAAGGGAAAGAAAAATATTCAAGATGCCCATGAAGCTATTAGACCTACATATATAGAACTTGCACCAGATGAAATAAAAGATAATTTAAAACCAGATCAATTTAAAATATATAATTTGATTTGGAAAAGATTCATGGCAAGTCAAATGGCAGATTGCATAATGGATACTATGTCCATAAATATAAATAATGGACAATATACATTAAGAGTTAGTGGTTCAAATATAAAATTTGATGGTTTTAAAAAAGTATATAAGTACGAAGAAGATGAAGAAAGTTTAAAATTCCCTGTATTAGAGGAAAATGAAATACTTCAGGATAAAAAAGTAGAAGGTAAACAACACTTTACTCAACCACCTGCAAGATTTTCAGAAGCAACTTTAGTAAAAACATTAGAAGAGAATGGTATAGGAAGACCTAGTACTTATGCACCTATAGTATCTACATTACTAGATAGAAAGTATATTGAAAGAGAAAAAAAGACGTTAACTCCAACAGAACTTGGATTTATAGTAAACAATATTGTAAGTGAATATTTTAAACAGATAGTCGATGTTGAATTCACAGCTGAAATGGAAAGTAAGCTAGATAATATAGAAGAAGGAAAAGAAAAATGGAAAGATGTTGTTAATGAATTCTACTCTCCGTTAATTGAATGTATAAATATAGCAGAAAAAGAAATAGCAAAGATAAAAATTGAGGATGAAGTTACAGATATAAAATGTGACAAATGCGGAAGAAATATGGTTATAAAACATGGTAGATTCGGAGATTTTCTAGCGTGTCCAGGATATCCTGATTGTAAAAACACAAAACCAATAGTTAAAGAACTAGATGTACCATGCCCTGTGTGTGGTGGAAAGATACTACTTAGAAAAAGTAGAAAAGGAAGAAAATTTTATGGTTGTAGCAATTATCCAGAATGTAATTTTGTAAGTTGGTCAGAACCAGTAAAAGATAAGTGTCCTAATTGTGGAAGCTATATGGTTAAAAAACAAAGCAAATCAAAAGGAAATTATATAGAATGTTCAAACAAAGAATGTAAAACAAAAATACAACAAGAAAATCAAAATGTTGAAAAATAA